A single window of Flagellimonas maritima DNA harbors:
- a CDS encoding SDR family oxidoreductase codes for MEDTKYRELKNKVVVITGGGGILCSTLARSLGAQNAKVAVLDLKEEVAQEVAKTINKKGGAAIGVVADVLDINSLKAAHKRVSKELGKCDILINGAGGNHPSGTTSNPFLEEEDLSLSNLKTFFDLEMEGIQFTFNLNFIGTLLPTQVFSKDMIGRSGCSVLNISSMNAFTPLTKIPAYSGAKAAVSNFTQWLAVHFSKVGIRVNALAPGFFLTDQNRNLLTNKDSSLTLRGQTIIDHTPMGRYGNPEDIVGATLWLCGEGASFVTGVIIPIDGGFSAFSGV; via the coding sequence ATGGAAGATACTAAATATAGGGAATTGAAAAATAAGGTGGTCGTCATTACCGGCGGCGGCGGTATATTGTGTAGTACTCTGGCACGATCTCTTGGAGCACAAAACGCTAAAGTAGCTGTTTTGGACCTTAAGGAAGAGGTTGCACAAGAGGTTGCCAAGACAATCAATAAAAAGGGGGGTGCTGCAATTGGTGTGGTGGCGGACGTACTTGATATAAACAGTTTAAAAGCTGCCCATAAACGAGTATCAAAAGAACTTGGCAAATGCGATATCCTCATCAATGGTGCTGGAGGCAACCATCCTTCGGGAACTACAAGCAATCCCTTTTTAGAAGAAGAAGATTTATCTTTAAGTAATCTCAAGACTTTCTTTGATTTGGAGATGGAGGGTATTCAATTTACGTTCAACCTAAATTTTATTGGAACTCTCTTGCCAACGCAGGTATTCTCTAAGGATATGATCGGCAGGTCAGGATGCAGTGTCTTGAATATTTCCTCAATGAATGCTTTTACCCCTTTGACAAAGATACCTGCCTATAGCGGTGCAAAGGCAGCGGTCTCAAATTTCACACAGTGGTTGGCGGTCCATTTTTCAAAGGTCGGAATACGGGTCAATGCTCTGGCACCAGGTTTCTTTCTTACAGATCAGAATAGAAACTTGTTGACAAACAAAGATAGTTCCTTGACCCTTAGGGGGCAAACGATAATTGACCATACGCCTATGGGCCGCTACGGAAATCCAGAAGATATCGTGGGGGCGACATTATGGCTTTGTGGAGAGGGAGCCTCATTTGTGACAGGTGTAATTATACCAATTGATGGAGGTTTCAGCGCATTTAGCGGCGTTTAA
- the rhaT gene encoding L-rhamnose/proton symporter RhaT, with protein MINSVLGIVFHAIGGFAAGSFYLPIKKIKGWSWESGWLVNGFFAWLIVPWVVSLLTVPETLTILSKAEFSTLFWTYLFGVLWGIGGLTFGMTMRYLGMSLGMALALGLTAAFGTLIPPIHEGKFNSLLQTTSGQVVLIGIGICLVGIVICGRAGILKDRELSDEEKQKGVKEFNLKKGIIVAMFAGIMSACFAFGIAAGSHISELAIQNNAPVLWQNGPVFIVILAGGFTSNLIWCGYLNIKKKSYKDYSNKTTPLKINYFFAAVAGSTWYCQFMFYGMGTTQMSEHDFASWTLHMAFIIIFSTMWGLITKEWKGVSKKATLILSVGLAILIVSTIVIGIGNQLT; from the coding sequence ATGATAAATTCAGTATTAGGCATAGTTTTTCATGCCATCGGAGGTTTTGCTGCGGGCTCTTTCTACCTTCCTATTAAAAAAATTAAAGGATGGTCTTGGGAAAGTGGTTGGCTAGTCAATGGCTTTTTTGCTTGGTTGATCGTTCCATGGGTGGTTTCCTTGCTTACAGTACCGGAAACTCTGACTATTTTATCCAAAGCGGAATTTTCTACGCTGTTTTGGACCTATTTATTTGGAGTGCTTTGGGGAATTGGGGGGTTGACCTTTGGAATGACCATGCGTTATTTGGGAATGTCTTTGGGGATGGCACTGGCTTTGGGACTTACAGCAGCTTTTGGAACCTTAATACCTCCTATCCATGAAGGGAAATTTAATTCGCTTTTGCAAACCACTTCAGGCCAGGTAGTGTTAATAGGAATTGGTATTTGTCTTGTCGGAATCGTGATTTGCGGCAGGGCTGGGATTCTGAAGGACAGAGAACTATCTGATGAAGAAAAACAAAAGGGTGTTAAAGAATTCAACCTCAAAAAAGGAATTATCGTCGCCATGTTTGCCGGTATAATGAGTGCTTGCTTTGCTTTTGGGATTGCCGCGGGAAGCCACATCTCGGAACTGGCCATTCAGAACAATGCTCCGGTCTTATGGCAAAACGGCCCTGTTTTTATTGTTATCCTTGCAGGGGGGTTTACTTCCAATTTGATTTGGTGTGGCTATTTGAATATTAAAAAGAAGAGCTATAAAGATTATAGTAACAAGACAACACCATTAAAAATAAACTATTTTTTCGCCGCCGTTGCAGGCAGCACTTGGTATTGTCAATTCATGTTTTACGGTATGGGAACCACACAAATGAGTGAGCATGATTTTGCCAGTTGGACATTGCATATGGCTTTTATTATCATTTTTAGTACAATGTGGGGCTTAATCACCAAAGAGTGGAAGGGCGTAAGCAAAAAAGCCACTCTGATATTGAGCGTTGGCCTAGCCATATTGATTGTTTCCACAATCGTAATCGGTATTGGGAACCAGTTGACCTAG
- a CDS encoding sulfatase: MIVADDLGWYDLGCYGNDFIETPNLDRLASEGIRFTDAYAAAPLCSPSRASLITGLHPITVNITEHIHGNHPAGPNQKLQTPSIAQQLDLEFETIAEALKEKNYHTAFIGKWHLGGGKFKPDNRGFDLNIAGAWNGLPQSFFYPFFAPGEKPEIQNTSKEGDYLTDVLTNQAIDYITKKKDSTFFMSLNYYSPHVPIEAKDSLVEKYRKKRGAVDESLLPNIHYAAMVESIDINVGRILKTLGELNIDENTIVIFTSDNGGLSVEEVPAFAKHTPPTDNGMLREGKGYVYEGGIREPLLVRWPSAINEAKLDSTPVVGQDFFNTLMEVVGIEKRTSDGVSLVPLFEGGTLPKRGILWHLPHYSPQGGKPSTAYREGDWKIIAHYERNIYELYNLKDDIAESNDLSQEETKKFQEMKKAMDSVLLELNARFPQRNPDYNPSKTRV; the protein is encoded by the coding sequence ATGATTGTCGCTGATGACCTTGGGTGGTATGACTTGGGCTGTTATGGGAATGATTTTATTGAGACACCAAATCTGGACAGATTGGCTTCCGAAGGTATTCGATTTACCGACGCCTATGCTGCAGCACCACTTTGCAGCCCTTCGAGGGCAAGCTTGATAACAGGATTACATCCTATCACAGTTAATATTACGGAGCACATCCATGGCAACCATCCTGCAGGGCCTAATCAAAAACTCCAGACGCCGTCCATCGCACAACAATTGGATTTAGAGTTCGAAACTATTGCTGAAGCGTTGAAAGAAAAAAATTATCATACAGCCTTTATAGGGAAATGGCACCTTGGTGGTGGAAAATTCAAGCCCGATAATCGTGGATTTGATTTGAACATTGCAGGTGCTTGGAATGGACTTCCGCAGAGCTTTTTCTATCCGTTTTTTGCACCAGGTGAAAAACCAGAGATTCAAAATACTTCAAAAGAAGGGGATTACCTTACTGATGTGTTGACAAATCAAGCTATAGATTATATCACTAAAAAAAAGGATTCAACTTTTTTTATGAGCCTCAATTACTATTCGCCCCATGTACCCATTGAGGCCAAAGACAGTTTGGTTGAAAAATATCGAAAAAAGCGGGGTGCCGTTGATGAATCCCTATTGCCTAATATCCACTATGCGGCAATGGTAGAAAGTATTGATATCAATGTAGGTCGAATTTTAAAGACGCTTGGTGAACTGAATATTGATGAGAATACAATTGTCATCTTCACTTCTGACAATGGTGGATTGTCGGTGGAAGAAGTCCCTGCCTTCGCAAAACATACACCCCCCACGGACAATGGAATGCTTCGGGAAGGAAAAGGGTATGTCTATGAAGGTGGTATTCGCGAACCTTTGCTGGTACGTTGGCCTTCTGCAATCAATGAAGCCAAGTTGGATTCAACACCGGTAGTGGGTCAAGACTTTTTCAATACCCTTATGGAAGTTGTCGGCATTGAAAAAAGAACTTCCGATGGTGTCAGCCTTGTACCTTTGTTTGAGGGCGGCACTTTACCTAAGCGTGGGATTCTTTGGCATTTACCACATTATAGTCCGCAAGGGGGTAAGCCTTCTACCGCTTACAGGGAAGGTGATTGGAAAATAATAGCTCACTATGAAAGGAATATATATGAACTATACAATCTAAAGGATGATATTGCTGAATCGAACGATTTGTCCCAAGAGGAGACAAAAAAGTTTCAAGAGATGAAAAAAGCAATGGATTCAGTACTTCTAGAATTAAACGCAAGGTTTCCCCAACGTAATCCTGATTATAATCCTAGTAAAACTAGAGTATAG
- a CDS encoding aldose epimerase family protein, whose product MNIHTLKNKHGLSASFITYGQRLTSLRVPDKNGDFTNIVLGYQNPEEYIRNEPNYFGALIGRYGNRIGGGQFSIEGKVYKLDINQGENHLHGGINGFHSKTWDIKHLKENKIEFFGVSSHMEDGYPGNLNITVTYTLTDENELIIQYRAFTDIITHVNLTNHSFFNLKGAGIGTIENHVVKINSESYIPVDDAMIPKGNIASVAGTPFDFRKPKRTGKNIDDKNEQLVFGQGYDHCYVLKKEKKNLSKPQFAAKVIEPSSGRTLEVHTDEPGIQFYTGNFLSADKNGNSFIKRGALCLETQHFPDSPNNPNFPSTLLSPNELYTSTCIYKFGLAHI is encoded by the coding sequence GTGAATATACACACACTGAAAAACAAACATGGTCTCAGTGCCAGTTTCATTACTTATGGTCAACGGTTAACCTCTTTAAGAGTTCCTGATAAAAATGGTGATTTTACAAATATCGTATTAGGCTATCAAAACCCTGAAGAATATATCAGGAACGAACCAAACTATTTTGGGGCACTTATTGGAAGGTACGGAAATAGGATTGGAGGCGGTCAATTTTCTATTGAAGGTAAAGTATATAAGTTGGATATCAATCAGGGTGAAAACCATCTTCACGGTGGAATAAATGGATTCCATTCCAAAACATGGGATATAAAACATTTAAAGGAAAATAAAATTGAATTTTTCGGTGTTTCGTCCCACATGGAAGATGGTTATCCAGGAAACCTAAATATAACGGTTACATACACTCTAACGGATGAGAATGAATTAATCATTCAATACAGGGCGTTCACGGACATAATTACTCACGTAAATCTTACGAACCATTCCTTTTTCAATCTTAAAGGAGCAGGAATTGGTACTATAGAGAATCATGTGGTGAAAATAAACTCTGAATCTTATATACCTGTGGATGATGCAATGATACCCAAAGGTAATATAGCCAGCGTGGCAGGAACTCCTTTTGATTTTAGAAAACCAAAACGTACTGGTAAAAATATCGATGATAAAAATGAACAACTTGTATTTGGCCAAGGTTATGATCATTGTTATGTTTTGAAAAAAGAAAAGAAAAATCTATCTAAGCCACAGTTTGCTGCTAAGGTTATAGAACCCAGCAGTGGGCGCACTTTAGAGGTACATACTGACGAACCGGGTATTCAATTCTATACTGGAAATTTTTTATCTGCAGATAAAAATGGCAATTCATTTATAAAGCGTGGAGCACTGTGTTTGGAAACCCAGCACTTTCCCGACTCACCCAACAACCCAAACTTTCCATCTACACTTTTATCACCAAATGAATTGTATACTTCTACATGCATATATAAATTCGGTTTGGCACACATATGA
- a CDS encoding substrate-binding domain-containing protein has protein sequence MALKKSATHHIGVIVPEISSEFFPKSVQAIETNASKRGFKSVLCFSRDSFTTEHEIVQNFCNGSVDGIIISMSKQTQQLREYKHILSLMDQGIPIIMADRKCGSIECEKVCINDFEASEHAVEHLISTGCKNPAFISTIPKTNVGKERKKGYKSALRKNFMKPVLKKWCWNLTDIEILTVNWMLFWNNTKLMGYWQPRSSRQ, from the coding sequence GTGGCATTGAAAAAAAGCGCAACACATCATATAGGAGTCATCGTACCCGAAATATCGAGCGAATTCTTTCCAAAATCGGTACAGGCGATAGAGACAAATGCGAGCAAAAGAGGGTTTAAGAGCGTACTTTGTTTTTCAAGGGATTCGTTTACGACCGAACATGAGATCGTTCAAAATTTTTGTAATGGAAGTGTGGACGGCATTATAATCTCCATGTCCAAGCAGACCCAGCAACTAAGGGAGTACAAGCATATCCTAAGCCTGATGGACCAAGGGATTCCCATTATAATGGCAGATAGGAAATGTGGCTCGATTGAATGTGAGAAAGTTTGTATCAATGACTTTGAAGCATCGGAACATGCCGTGGAACATTTGATAAGTACGGGTTGCAAAAACCCTGCATTTATTTCAACGATTCCCAAGACCAATGTAGGAAAGGAACGAAAAAAGGGATATAAATCCGCACTCCGAAAAAACTTCATGAAACCAGTACTAAAGAAATGGTGTTGGAACTTAACGGATATAGAAATTTTGACCGTGAACTGGATGCTTTTCTGGAACAATACCAAATTGATGGGATACTGGCAGCCGAGGAGCTCACGACAATAA
- a CDS encoding NUDIX hydrolase, translated as MVEQEKLKRIQVDRNSFECSITTDVAVFGFIENSLKVLLIKRLSGYFMNHWLLPGGVMEADETLDDCAKKVLYQLTGFRNIHFEQVKIYSELERHPLKRVITQSFYALVKPENHSLVIGGNVERISWFDIDRLPEKIGYDHRQIIHDANLNLQLNLRERLIFGELLPKTFTLAELQNLYERILKIKLDKRNFRKKIFQMDVLTSTGEKKPGVKGGPLLYRYKNGNVCE; from the coding sequence ATGGTAGAACAAGAAAAATTGAAACGTATTCAAGTAGATAGAAATTCCTTTGAATGTTCTATAACCACCGATGTTGCAGTTTTTGGCTTTATTGAAAATTCTCTAAAAGTACTCCTGATTAAACGCTTATCTGGATATTTTATGAACCATTGGTTGTTGCCCGGTGGTGTTATGGAAGCCGACGAAACTTTAGATGATTGCGCTAAAAAAGTACTTTACCAGCTAACGGGATTTCGTAATATCCATTTTGAACAAGTCAAAATATACAGTGAGCTGGAAAGGCATCCCCTTAAAAGGGTAATCACCCAAAGTTTTTACGCGCTTGTAAAACCTGAAAACCACTCTTTAGTAATTGGCGGGAACGTTGAACGTATTTCTTGGTTCGATATAGACAGATTACCAGAGAAAATAGGCTATGACCATAGGCAAATTATTCATGATGCCAACTTAAACCTGCAACTTAACTTAAGGGAGAGACTTATTTTTGGAGAACTGCTTCCAAAAACTTTTACCCTTGCGGAGCTTCAAAATTTATACGAACGTATTCTTAAAATAAAATTGGACAAACGAAATTTTAGAAAGAAAATTTTTCAAATGGATGTTCTAACAAGTACTGGCGAGAAAAAACCAGGGGTTAAAGGAGGGCCTTTACTTTATAGATACAAGAATGGTAATGTATGCGAATAA
- a CDS encoding family 43 glycosylhydrolase, with product MKVLFRNVISVFLCFYPLLLIAQKITVDNTMPRLDEKGQIVDAHDGRIIQFGDRYYWYGTAYGDTNGFTTKNQYVCYSSSDLKNWKSHGPLLKNQPIGVHYRPHVIYNKTTKNYVLWYNWYPKLWDGQFGVAVSKNPEGPFTIVNDNTSMAHSDIGLGDLGLFVDKDGTAYVSYNTIKDHQVSVEKLSDDYLSSTKENGGFIAKHMEAGAMFKRNGKYYLLTDYTCCFCNYGSGARVYISENPMTRYKLKGNINRYPGKFSGILNDGIDTGTLYETLAKHGDAFDAVEIRLEKNVRVNALNIHLFTGNRRENCGDVSNPRVHPKIEVPSFKVFKKADGEWSEMKITSQNIQKSTLKNGLTLTLETTEANHLKIQPFTIDYSFDEVYVNEVEIMQKDNHKTKRDDFEVFITGKKIRPQPIIPAQQTYVMKLNTDKGEEFIWMGDLWGSASDNIKGHDYQYWSKPLEFYEDGSIKPMKWQHTWSVEAKK from the coding sequence ATGAAAGTTTTATTCAGAAATGTCATCTCGGTATTTCTATGTTTTTATCCTTTGCTTTTGATTGCCCAAAAAATTACTGTGGACAACACTATGCCCAGATTGGATGAAAAAGGCCAAATTGTAGATGCGCATGACGGTAGAATCATTCAATTTGGTGACCGCTACTATTGGTATGGTACCGCTTACGGCGATACGAATGGATTTACCACAAAAAACCAGTATGTATGTTACAGTTCTTCCGATTTAAAGAACTGGAAAAGTCATGGCCCCTTATTGAAAAATCAGCCTATTGGAGTTCACTATCGTCCTCATGTGATCTATAATAAAACAACAAAGAACTATGTGCTATGGTACAATTGGTACCCCAAATTATGGGATGGTCAGTTCGGAGTGGCCGTTAGTAAAAACCCAGAGGGGCCATTTACTATTGTGAATGACAACACTTCCATGGCGCATTCTGATATTGGCTTGGGGGACCTGGGGCTCTTTGTAGATAAAGACGGTACTGCCTATGTCAGTTACAACACCATTAAAGACCATCAAGTTTCTGTAGAAAAGCTTTCCGATGATTATCTGTCGTCCACTAAAGAGAATGGAGGTTTTATAGCCAAGCACATGGAAGCTGGTGCCATGTTTAAGAGGAATGGCAAATATTATCTACTTACAGACTATACTTGTTGCTTTTGCAATTATGGTTCCGGGGCACGGGTGTATATCTCAGAAAACCCTATGACGAGATATAAACTTAAAGGAAACATAAATCGTTATCCTGGCAAATTTTCAGGTATTTTGAATGATGGTATTGACACCGGTACGCTATACGAAACCTTAGCTAAGCATGGGGATGCCTTCGATGCTGTGGAAATTAGGCTTGAAAAAAATGTAAGAGTAAATGCCTTGAATATTCACTTGTTCACTGGTAATCGCCGGGAGAATTGTGGCGATGTGAGCAATCCACGAGTGCATCCTAAAATAGAGGTTCCTTCTTTCAAGGTTTTCAAAAAAGCAGATGGCGAATGGTCTGAGATGAAAATCACCTCGCAAAACATTCAGAAAAGTACGTTAAAGAACGGGCTAACGTTAACATTGGAAACCACAGAAGCCAATCACCTTAAAATTCAACCATTCACTATCGATTATTCCTTTGATGAAGTATATGTTAATGAGGTGGAAATCATGCAAAAAGACAACCATAAAACTAAACGGGATGATTTTGAGGTCTTTATAACTGGTAAAAAAATCAGGCCACAACCTATTATTCCCGCACAACAGACCTACGTTATGAAATTGAATACGGATAAAGGTGAAGAATTTATATGGATGGGTGATCTATGGGGTTCGGCTTCAGATAACATTAAGGGGCATGATTACCAATATTGGAGCAAACCTTTGGAATTTTACGAGGATGGCTCAATTAAACCTATGAAGTGGCAGCACACCTGGTCGGTAGAAGCCAAAAAATAA
- a CDS encoding fasciclin domain-containing protein, whose translation MLENGFDGIEFVNTENLDHMDFLTVFIHNHVTLETTPREVLEGEGLGFLTTNTQQEMDMFFDVTEGNIILNGVASVLSDTDAHNGIVYIVDDVVPVPTLATFIAANPEFQIMEQALTIAEGEAGSTIKADLSTAPEYTMLVPTDLAFENLFYEINNNSGGNFTSINQLGANIVEDIVEVHAITFTEFEGSDITSALGETILTLTDELEVGMDGYNYTLTDPQGRTATLTKMDVRATNGFIHIIDGVLLGN comes from the coding sequence TTGTTGGAGAATGGTTTTGATGGGATAGAGTTCGTCAACACAGAAAACCTTGACCATATGGACTTTTTGACCGTATTTATCCATAATCATGTCACTCTGGAAACCACTCCGCGTGAGGTTCTTGAAGGTGAAGGGTTGGGGTTTCTTACAACAAATACGCAACAAGAAATGGATATGTTTTTCGATGTCACAGAGGGGAATATCATTTTAAATGGGGTTGCTTCGGTTTTATCGGATACCGATGCCCACAATGGCATTGTTTATATCGTGGATGATGTGGTTCCCGTTCCTACCCTTGCCACTTTTATTGCAGCGAATCCGGAATTTCAAATTATGGAACAGGCATTGACCATCGCCGAGGGTGAAGCGGGGTCTACCATAAAAGCTGATTTATCAACCGCTCCAGAATATACCATGCTCGTTCCTACGGACCTGGCTTTTGAAAACCTCTTTTATGAAATCAATAATAACTCTGGCGGTAACTTTACCAGTATTAATCAACTTGGGGCCAATATCGTGGAGGACATTGTTGAAGTACATGCCATTACCTTTACGGAATTTGAAGGCTCGGACATTACAAGTGCGTTGGGGGAAACAATTCTTACACTGACCGATGAGCTGGAAGTTGGTATGGATGGCTACAATTACACCTTAACCGATCCGCAGGGAAGGACGGCTACACTCACCAAAATGGATGTCAGAGCCACCAACGGCTTTATTCATATTATTGATGGGGTCCTTTTGGGAAATTGA
- a CDS encoding L-fucose/L-arabinose isomerase family protein translates to MIKTGLFGIGLDTYWGQFEGLRERLIGYQNIIKKRIEGFEVEVIDAGMVDNPYKANAAATLFNKSDVDCIFLFISTYALSHNVLPVVQKTKVPIIVLNLQPEKAIDYKKINAMGDRGKMTGEWLAYCQSCVVPEISSVFNRARIDFYLVSGYLEENYVWNEIKEYVDAVMVVKTMSNTRVGVLGHYYNGMLDVYSDLTQQAVVFGNHFEILEFGTLKNLREQVSNEEISQKIEEFNTLFKVSKDCDYYELKRAAQTSVALDKLVEKFQLGSLAYYYEGDGDPGYEDVVTSLIPGFTALTGKNIPVAGELEIKNVQAMKIMDILRAGGSFSEFYAMDFEDDVILLGHDGPAHFTIAEGKVGLVPVPVYHGKPGKGLSIQMKVASGPVTLLSVCQNRIGEIYLLTAEGESVDGLTLQIGNTNSRYRFPISIRDFINQWSMAGPSHHCAIGVGHKSSTIGKIANLLSVRHVTIC, encoded by the coding sequence ATGATTAAAACAGGATTATTTGGTATTGGCTTGGATACGTACTGGGGGCAGTTTGAAGGGTTACGAGAACGATTGATTGGATATCAGAATATCATAAAGAAGAGAATTGAAGGGTTTGAAGTAGAAGTCATTGATGCTGGAATGGTTGATAATCCTTACAAAGCAAATGCTGCAGCTACTCTTTTTAATAAAAGTGATGTTGACTGTATTTTTCTGTTCATTTCTACCTACGCGCTTTCCCATAACGTGTTGCCCGTAGTGCAAAAGACCAAGGTACCGATCATAGTGCTTAACCTTCAACCAGAAAAAGCCATTGATTACAAAAAAATCAATGCGATGGGAGATAGGGGTAAAATGACAGGTGAATGGTTGGCCTATTGCCAAAGTTGCGTTGTCCCGGAGATCTCAAGCGTATTTAATAGGGCTCGTATTGACTTTTACCTGGTTTCTGGTTATTTGGAGGAAAATTATGTGTGGAATGAAATCAAGGAATATGTTGATGCCGTTATGGTTGTCAAAACCATGAGCAACACTCGTGTAGGAGTTTTAGGGCACTATTATAATGGCATGTTGGACGTCTATAGTGATTTGACCCAACAGGCTGTTGTTTTTGGAAACCACTTTGAGATTTTGGAGTTTGGCACGTTGAAAAATCTACGGGAACAGGTCTCGAATGAAGAAATAAGCCAAAAAATAGAGGAGTTCAATACACTGTTTAAAGTATCAAAGGATTGCGATTATTACGAATTGAAACGGGCGGCACAAACATCGGTAGCGTTGGATAAGCTAGTGGAGAAGTTTCAACTTGGCTCATTGGCATATTATTATGAAGGAGATGGAGACCCTGGTTATGAAGATGTTGTCACTTCCTTGATTCCGGGTTTTACTGCCCTTACAGGAAAAAATATACCTGTTGCTGGAGAGTTGGAAATCAAGAATGTTCAGGCCATGAAAATTATGGATATTCTAAGAGCCGGAGGCTCTTTTTCAGAGTTTTATGCGATGGATTTTGAAGATGATGTCATTCTCCTTGGGCATGATGGCCCTGCACATTTTACCATAGCTGAAGGGAAAGTTGGATTGGTCCCTGTACCTGTATACCATGGAAAGCCAGGTAAAGGATTGTCCATTCAGATGAAAGTTGCCAGTGGTCCCGTAACACTGCTGTCAGTATGCCAAAACAGGATAGGAGAAATCTATTTGTTGACCGCAGAAGGCGAATCCGTTGATGGCCTAACACTGCAGATCGGAAATACAAATTCTCGATACAGGTTTCCAATTTCCATAAGGGATTTTATAAATCAATGGTCAATGGCCGGGCCATCACATCATTGTGCAATAGGCGTAGGGCATAAATCTTCAACCATTGGCAAAATTGCGAATTTGTTAAGCGTCAGACATGTCACCATTTGTTAA
- a CDS encoding substrate-binding domain-containing protein, translated as MVLELNGYRNFDRELDAFLEQYQIDGILAAEELTTIKAINFIKKKGLRIPGDISVIGFTDGQLSQNSDPSLTTISQNANIMGAIALKRLLRQITRKTTKPQNQNQTIVKHKLILRESTRDFY; from the coding sequence ATGGTGTTGGAACTTAACGGATATAGAAATTTTGACCGTGAACTGGATGCTTTTCTGGAACAATACCAAATTGATGGGATACTGGCAGCCGAGGAGCTCACGACAATAAAGGCAATAAACTTTATAAAAAAGAAGGGACTTCGGATACCTGGGGATATATCGGTCATAGGTTTTACAGATGGGCAGCTATCACAAAATTCCGATCCTTCCCTAACCACGATAAGCCAAAATGCGAACATCATGGGAGCTATTGCGCTAAAGAGGCTATTGCGACAAATAACCCGAAAGACCACCAAACCGCAAAACCAAAACCAAACGATAGTAAAACACAAATTGATCTTGAGGGAATCGACAAGAGATTTTTATTGA